Within Butyrivibrio fibrisolvens, the genomic segment ATATCCTTTCCTTAAAGAGATGATGCCTGGTGATGATGACCAGAAGGAGTCCAATGTCAGACTGATACTTGCTTATATGATGGTTCATCCCGGCAAGAAGATGCTCTATCATGGCAGAAATGCTGTATCTATGGAGCGCGGCCTTCAGATGGAGAACTTCATATACAAGCTCAATATGATGTATTTCGATCATCCGGCACTTTATGAGCTTGATGATGTGACTGATGGCTTTGAATGGATCAACTCGATGGCAGCAGATCTGTGCATGCTTGCTTTTGTCAGAAAGAGCAGCAAGGACGAGGAAGAGCTTCTTGTAGTCATGAACATGGCTGGTGTTGAGAGAGAGTTCAGAGTAGGCGTCAACCACGATGGACGCTATGAAGAAATTCTTAATACAGATGCCAAGGATTTTGGCGGAAGCGGCGTAGTCAATGACAGGAAGATCGAGGCTGAGCTTATAGAAGCTGATGGCCGCAAGTATAGCGTGCCTGTTAAGCTTGCACCTCTTTCACTTGCAGTATTTTCTTACATTCCTTATACAGATAAGGAGAAGAAGATCCGTAAGATCAGAGAAGAGGCTCATGAGAAGAAGATAGCAGAGCAGGAGAAGAGCCGCTCACTTCTTCTTAGTAAGCATGAGAAGGAAGAGGCAAGGATGCTTGCTGAGCTTAAGGCCAAATACGAGAAGGAACTTGCCCAGCAGCAGAAGGCAATAGAAGAAAAGTATGACAAGATCGAAGAGGAAAGGATCTTTGCTATAGTATCTGATGCTGCTATAGAGAAGCTCGCTGAGACAGGTACCAATGAAGATGGCTCCAATAAGGGAACTTCTGATAAGAAGGCTCCAAAGAAAGCTGTTAAGAAGGTAACTAAGAAGAGCACTATCACCAAGTTCCCTGAAGGAAAAGATGTAAAGAAGCCTGCAGCAAAGAAGAGCACTTCCAAGAAGACATCATCTTCAAAGGGTAGCAAGAAGAAAGACACAGGTGATAAAAACTGAATAGGTCTATTTGAAATAATGAAATAATAAATAACGAGATGATAATAGATCGGTTTGTATCACAAATAGGTACGTGATATAATCAAAGCTCTATACATCGAATCTAATAGATATAGTTATATGCAGATAGAGTGATCAGAAGTAAATAGCTCGAATAGTTTTTAACGGAAGTAAAAGGAATTAGTTTTATATGCTTTACAATTTTTTGATAAACACTTTCGCAGGAGCTGCACTTTCAGGTAGTGCAGCTTCTGCTGCGACTGTAAATTCAGATGCGGCAGCGAATTCAGCTGCTACTGCTTCAACAGCTCTGCAGGAGACCATAGATGTACTTCCTTCTACAGAAGCAGCGGCTGAGACACTTACCAAGATCTCCGGAACAGAGGTTGATCCTTCGGCTTTGGAGAAATTCATGACTGAGCTTCCTGATAAGGCACTTAACTTTGGAATTAAAGTTCTTATAGCACTGGTATTCCTTCTTATATGCTGGAAGTTGTCTAACCTGATAGTCAAGGCAATCCGTAAGTCTATGGAGAAGGCAAGGTCGGATGAGAGCATCATCCACTTTGTATGTAAGTTCATCGAAGTGGGACTTAAGTTCCTGAGCATAGTCCTTGTGGCAGCTTCACTTGGATTTAATTCTGCAAGTATAGTTGCTCTTCTTGGTTCTGCCGGTGTTGCTATAGGTCTTGCTGTTCAGGGTACACTTTCCAATCTTGCAGGTGGTGTGATGATACTGCTTGTAAAGCCCTTCAAGCTTGGAGACTATATCATAGAAGATTCACATGGGCATGAAGGAACTGTTAAGGAGATATCCCTCTTTACAACCAAACTTATAACACCTGATAACAGAGTGATCGTGATTCCTAACGGCGATCTGTCCAATACATCACTTACCAACTCGACAGGCAATAAAGTAAGGCTCCTTCAGGTATTCGTAGGAGTTCCTTACAGTGAGAGTACTAATAAGGTTAGAAGCGTACTTGAAGGCGCTATGAATTCAAGCAAGTACGCACTCAAGGACCGCGAGATGCTGGTTGTAGTCAATGACTTCAAGGATAGCTATATTGAGATGCAGCTTAGATGCTGGGTTAAGTCTTATGAATTCCTTGCATCCAAGTGGGATCTCAATGAGAGAGTCAAGAATGCACTTGATGAAGCCGGAATTGAGATTCCATTTAATCAGGTTGATGTGCATATGAAGCAGGGCTGAGTATATCGTAGTTTGTTGAATTTAAGTACGATTGCAAAAAGTTTGCAAAAAAGCTCATGCATTAAGTACAATCTAGGCTTGAAAAAGGGGATTGTTGCTAGTATAATGAACTTTGTCGGTGCGCAAATAAAGGCGCATCGACATATATAAGATGCTGGAATGGCGCAGTTGGTAGCGCAACTGATTCGTAATCAGTAGGTCGAGGGTTCGAGTCCCTTTTCCAGCTCGGGTGCCGGGTACATCTTTATGATGTAACCGGCATTTTTTGGAATGAGTATTTGGTAATTACTCGTTTGTGTATTTGTTTTTTGGAGGGAGAGGAAAATGTTTAAAATTGACAAAACACACAAAATGATAGTCAGGATAGTTGCTATAGTTCTGGCTATTGCAGCAACAGTCCTTATTATGAAGGATGGCATGGGAGAGAGTTTAGAGGGGATGCTTGAAAAAGCCCAGGCAGGAGGCCTTACGGAGAAGCTTTTGACAGGAATTAGCGTTCCGATGATCGCGGTTATTGTCTATAGTGTCTTTTTTGTTACGGTTGTTGTTGGCGGAGTTGGCTTTTGCCTTCGCACCGGCAGAGCATACGTTATGGGAGAGACTGTCCTTGTAGAAGAGCAGGGTATTATCAAAAGACTGGTTACTGCACTGATTTTTATGTTTGTCTTTGCTGCGGCATTTGGGCTATTGGCAGAGATCAACAATACAGTGGCTGTAGTCTTGGCTGCGATTATTGTTATTGATGCGATAGTCGAGCATGTCTTGCTTATTAGATTTATCGTATTAGGAATTAAGGAGAAGTTTGCCTGAAAACGACCCAGTTATGTGACCAGGGTACCGGAAGACCGAATAGGGTTATTACTTGGCCGGCTGCGTTTTGGTACCAGGAATAGTTCCAGCCGGCGCCCATGTCCATGTACAGAGCGTTGGTGACACCAAGTCTTTGGAGTTCTTCCATAAACTGGGTGAAGTGCATCATATTGACAGAATCGATTATGCACAGATTACCATTAAGTTCAGCCAGAGTTCTATAGCATCTTGCTCGTGGCCTGTCGAAGTTCATGACAACTTCGTGATCTTTGATAAGGCCAAATTGCATGAAGCCATTGCCGCCTGCATCGGCGGCTTTTTTTATTGCGCCTTCCGGATCATTGAATTCAAAAGAAAACTCGCCATCTGCAAATGTAAAAGCAGCAAAAGCATCTTTATTATAGGGACTTGTATAGTAGGCTCCGTTTACAGCATGGTCCCCTTCAACATTCTCCTGACTAAAGTCAAGACTTACCGTATGCTGAAAGGCAGCCCCGCTGCACCATGTGATGGAATCATCAGACTTGGAAGGACGATCTTTGCATACAAGTTCTACATTGGAATATTCAGGGAAGAAGATATAGACCTTGCCTGTGTTGTATATTGTTGTCTCATTCCCTGGGATGATCTTATCGACAGGCATGCTGGAAGCATCTATACTTTCAGGAATATTAATATGATATTGGGATATAAGCCCCATAAATATAAAAGCGAATGATGGAATTACAAGAATAGATGACAGGTAAAAAAAGCGGTATATAGCTTTAAAGGGCTTGAACGAAAGTTTTTCTGGTCCCCACAGATATATTATAAGGGTGATGACCTGAACAAGAGCAAGTGAAAAGTAGACCATAAATAAAAGGTTAAGCCACATCTGTGCTACAAAAAAGCAGGTAAAGGCGCATAGAGATAAAAGCGCCATTGTCATAAGCCAGATCCCGGATATACGTTTACGCAGAGTCATTAGCGGTTTTTCCTTTCACGTTTTTCTTTTAGAAGTTCATGATGCAGGAGCTTAAATGAATCAAACTGCGATTCTATGCAGATCAGCATGAATAGTATAGACATGTCAGATATATACAAAAGTGCATTGGCCCACAAAATCAAAGCAGAAAAGCCCAGCATGCTGTTGGTTACTATGAGGATGATGTAAATAATAATTTTAAAAATGATAGCCATTCGGTTGAATATAACATTCTCCGGATTACCATGAAGTGCATAATTGATTAGAAAATGATTGATAGTGATTATAATAGTCATGAGAAAAGACATACCGGCGGCTGCCAGATACAGGCTTCCCTGAACACCAACAACCAGGTATACGTCAAAATCCTGCTCACTCCAAAGCTTCCCCAGAACAAGATAAGCTTCCTGATACATAAAGCAAAAGAGAACGCCGCCCATAAGCCCTTTGGCAACGTCCCAGTTGTAATGACGGAACGCAAAGAACATGGCAATGGTCGTTACGAGCTTTATCGTAATCTCAAATATAGTCAGATAACTTCCGCCCTGAAGACATAACAAAGCAAAAGAAGCTATGCTTGTAAGTACAGCTAACAAGCATGCGACCGCCATCATATTTTCATTTAAGAAGATGGATTCAGAACTTTTTCCTTTTATCATTGCTGCCTCGTATGGTTTTGGATTTTGAAAAAACGATAATTGTATACCTAACATATTTTATCAAAAGTATATAAAGGATAATAGTCATAATAGGGACAATTCAGTTTGACCCTGCTATTATTTTATTATACTTAATAATATAATGGCTTTATAAGATAAAATGAATATTGCACGAATAAAAATGCATAATACATTCAGAAATATACATTTTAGAACTTGCATTGCTATAGTTAATGTGGTAAAGTAGCATTCATAACATGTATAAATATACAGGAGGAATTCATATGGCACAACTTTGGGGTGGCCGTTTTCAAGGTAAAACAGACCAGCTTGCCTGGGATTTTAATGCATCTATATCTTTTGATAAAAGGCTCTTGGAGGCAGATGTACGAGGCTCCAGAGCTCATGTAACAATGCTTGCCAAACAGGGAATCATCACAGATGAAGATAAAGAGGCTATCTTCAAGGGGCTTGACTCTATCATGGCAGATGTTGAGAGCGGTAAGCTTTCTATAACTACTGAATATGAAGATGTACACAGCTTTATAGAAGCTAATCTCATAGACAGGATAGGCGATGCCGGCAAGAAGATGCATACAGGGCGTAGCCGTAACGACCAGGTTGCGCTTGATATGAGACTTTATACAAGAGATAAGGTTAAAGAGACGCAGGAACTTATTATCGATATGCTCAAAACTCTTCTTGATCTTCAAAAAGAGCATATTGATACCTACATGCCAGGCTTTACACACCTTCAGAAGGCGCAGCCTCTTACACTTGCCCATCATCTTGGTGCGTATTTTGAGATGTTCAAGCGTGATGCCCTCCGTATGAAGGATATCTATAAGAGAATGAATTATTGTCCTTTAGGATCAGGCGCTCTTGCAGGTACTACTTATGATCTGGACAGAGAGTATACAGCAAAGCTCCTTGACTTTGATGGCCCTACTCTTAACAGTATGGACTCTGTAGCAGACAGAGATTATCTTCTTGAGTATATGTCTGCGCTTGCTATCATGCAGATGCACCTTTCAAGATTCTCAGAGGAAGTTATCATCTGGAACTCTAATGAGTATCAGTTCGTGACTATAGATGATGCCTACTCTACAGGCAGCAGTATCATGCCTCAAAAGAAGAACCCTGATATAGCTGAGCTTGTACGCGGTAAGACAGGCAGGATCTACGGAGATCTCATGAGTCTTCTTACTACCATGAAGGGTATACCTCTTGCATACAACAAGGATATGCAGGAAGACAAAGAGGTAGCATTTGATGCGATGGACAATGCCTTAAACTGCCTGATTCTTTTTACAGATATGCTTAGAACCCTTAAGTTCAACAAAGAGGTCATGCAAAAGAGTGCGATGAACGGATTTACAAATGCAACTGATGCAGCAGATTATCTGGTTGTTAAGGGTGTTCCTTTCAGGGATGCACATTCTGTTATAGGTAGGATCGTACTTCACTGTATAGATAAGGGATGTGCTATTGATGATCTTGATATAGATACGCTTAAGTCTTTTGATGAACATTTCGATAATGATATATACGAAGCAATATCTCTTAAGACCTGTGTTGAAAAGAGACTTACCATCGGAGCTCCCGGTATAAGTGCTATGGAGAAAGTCATTGCAGTCAATGAGAAGTTCATTGAAGACTATAAGATTTGAAATAAGTTTGTGGCTAAAAATATATAAGAGAAATATATACAAGAAAAATATATACAAGAACTATATGTAAGAACACTGTTTTTATGCAAAGATATATAAAAGTTTTTGACTATATGGTAAAAAATGTATATTTTATCTCTTTTCACAGAGAAAAAAATAAGATTATAATAAACAGCAAATTAACGCGCTAAAGTACGGGACGCGTAAAAGCATTGGAAGAGGAGCATTATTATGAGTGAAAAGTTGAAAGTGGCAGTCCTTGGTGCAACAGGTATGGTAGGTCAGAGATTCATCTCTATTCTTTCAGATCATCCATGGTTTGAAGTTACTACAGTTGCAGCCAGCCCCAGAAGTGCAGGTAAGACTTATGAAGAGAGCGTCGGAGACAGATGGAAGATGGATGATCCGATGCCGGAAGCAGTTAAGAATCTTGTAATTAAGGATGTAACAGACGTTAAGGGCGTTGCATCTGATGTTGATTTCGTTCTGTCAGCTGTTAACATGAGCAAGGATGAGATCAAGGCTATAGAAGAGGAGTATGCTAAAACTGAGACTCCTGTTATCTCTAACAATTCAGCTCACCGCTGGACACCTGATGTTCCTATGATCGTACCTGAGATCAACCCTCAGCACAGCGATGTCATCGAATATCAGAAAAAGCGTCTTGGTACTACAAGAGGCTTCATCGCAGTTAAGCCCAACTGTTCTATCCAGAGCTATACACCTGCTCTTGCTGCATGGAAAGAGTATGGCCCTTATGAAGTTGTAGCTACAACATACCAGGCTATCTCAGGTGCAGGTAAGAACTTCAAAGAGTGGCCTGAAATGGTTGGCAACATCATTCCATTCATCTCAGGAGAAGAAGAGAAGTCAGAGCTTGAGCCTCTTAGAATCTTCGGTCATATCGAAAATGGTGTGATAGTTCCTGCTGAGAGCCCTGTTATCACAACACAGTGCATCCGTGTTCCTGTTCTTTATGGTCACACAGCAGCTGCTTTTGTAAGATTCAAGAAGGAAGCTACTAAGGAAGAACTTATTGAGAAGCTTGTTTCATTTACAGGTAAGCCTCAGGAACTTGGCCTTCCATCTGCTCCTAAGCAGTTCATCCAGTACCTTGAAGATGACAATCGTCCTCAGGTTGCGCTTGATGTTAATTATGAAGGCGGTATGGGTGTGTCTATCGGAAGACTTCGTAAGGACAGCGTATATGACTGGAAGTTCGTAGGTCTTTCACATAACACTCTCAGAGGAGCAGCAGGCGGCGCTGTAGAGTGCGCTGAGCTTATGAAGGCTCTTGGATATATTCAGGCCAAGTAATTGAAAGAGTTTCTATCGCGGGATTTTGCGGCTGATTGTAGTCTGAAAGCCTCTGATATAGATAAAAGAAGAATTCTTAATTTATTATAAAAACTATTATAGAATTCTACTGAGATTTGTTTTATAATAAGCGTTGGTGTTGACACTTTCCTGATGCCTTGGGATGAGGGGGCGACTAGGGATAGATGACTTCACTGACGCTTATTCTATTGGGAGGAATCTTATAATGATTACTTTACAGATCCTAATTGCAGCCTTGGTTGCAGAATTGCCTTTTTCAGGTAATACTTTCAGTGTTTGGGATATAGCCCTTATCGGACTTATTACCATAATAGGCAGATTGTTATGTACTAAACTTCTCAAGGTTCATGGCCTTGCGAATGCAATTTCTTTTAACCTTTCACTTATCACAGCATCAGTGCCGATGATCCATTATATCTGGTGGCATGCAGCTAATGGAGCAGAGTATTCTACAGCTTCTAACGTATGGATGCTGATCCTGTGCGGTATCATCTGGCTCCTTTTCTGGAGACTTATCAATCCTTGGTACTATACTAAGGTTGACGGTTCATATGTTGCTATGAACTTTATTCCATATTTTGAGAACAGCGTAGTTCTTCGCGCTGTATGCGGAGTTATCCAGCTCCTTCCTATGACAATATTTGTAGCTTTCGTATGGTATGGATTTGCAGGACACTTCAGCCCTAAGGCTATT encodes:
- a CDS encoding mechanosensitive ion channel family protein; this encodes MLYNFLINTFAGAALSGSAASAATVNSDAAANSAATASTALQETIDVLPSTEAAAETLTKISGTEVDPSALEKFMTELPDKALNFGIKVLIALVFLLICWKLSNLIVKAIRKSMEKARSDESIIHFVCKFIEVGLKFLSIVLVAASLGFNSASIVALLGSAGVAIGLAVQGTLSNLAGGVMILLVKPFKLGDYIIEDSHGHEGTVKEISLFTTKLITPDNRVIVIPNGDLSNTSLTNSTGNKVRLLQVFVGVPYSESTNKVRSVLEGAMNSSKYALKDREMLVVVNDFKDSYIEMQLRCWVKSYEFLASKWDLNERVKNALDEAGIEIPFNQVDVHMKQG
- the argH gene encoding argininosuccinate lyase, giving the protein MAQLWGGRFQGKTDQLAWDFNASISFDKRLLEADVRGSRAHVTMLAKQGIITDEDKEAIFKGLDSIMADVESGKLSITTEYEDVHSFIEANLIDRIGDAGKKMHTGRSRNDQVALDMRLYTRDKVKETQELIIDMLKTLLDLQKEHIDTYMPGFTHLQKAQPLTLAHHLGAYFEMFKRDALRMKDIYKRMNYCPLGSGALAGTTYDLDREYTAKLLDFDGPTLNSMDSVADRDYLLEYMSALAIMQMHLSRFSEEVIIWNSNEYQFVTIDDAYSTGSSIMPQKKNPDIAELVRGKTGRIYGDLMSLLTTMKGIPLAYNKDMQEDKEVAFDAMDNALNCLILFTDMLRTLKFNKEVMQKSAMNGFTNATDAADYLVVKGVPFRDAHSVIGRIVLHCIDKGCAIDDLDIDTLKSFDEHFDNDIYEAISLKTCVEKRLTIGAPGISAMEKVIAVNEKFIEDYKI
- the asd gene encoding aspartate-semialdehyde dehydrogenase; its protein translation is MSEKLKVAVLGATGMVGQRFISILSDHPWFEVTTVAASPRSAGKTYEESVGDRWKMDDPMPEAVKNLVIKDVTDVKGVASDVDFVLSAVNMSKDEIKAIEEEYAKTETPVISNNSAHRWTPDVPMIVPEINPQHSDVIEYQKKRLGTTRGFIAVKPNCSIQSYTPALAAWKEYGPYEVVATTYQAISGAGKNFKEWPEMVGNIIPFISGEEEKSELEPLRIFGHIENGVIVPAESPVITTQCIRVPVLYGHTAAAFVRFKKEATKEELIEKLVSFTGKPQELGLPSAPKQFIQYLEDDNRPQVALDVNYEGGMGVSIGRLRKDSVYDWKFVGLSHNTLRGAAGGAVECAELMKALGYIQAK